In Borrelia anserina Es, the DNA window AGTTATGATTTTTATAAGAAAAATGCTAAATTTACGAGTTTTTTAATGGATAAGATATTTAAAGATAAAAAAGATTTACTTGAAGAAATTATGAAAGAATATAAGGAGTTTGAAGGTAAGGGATAAGGAGAAGGTATGAACAATTTAGCAGCGTATAAAACAGAAGATCTAAGAAACGAATTTATAAGTAAAGGGTTTAGTGAAGAAGCAGTAGACTTTATATTATTACATAATGACAATTCTAATTATGAAATCTTGAGAGAAAAAATGAATTCCATAGAACAACAAATTATTGGTGTAGAAAAGAATTTACAAAAAGACATAAATCATTTAGATAGCGAAATGGACAATGTAGAAAAGAGTCTGCAAAAGGACATAGATAATTTAGATAATAAGATAGACAATATAAAGAATGAGCTTAGTAGTAAGATAGACAGCCTAGAAAAAAGTTTAAATGTTAGAATAGATAGTATAG includes these proteins:
- the bdr gene encoding Bdr family repetitive protein produces the protein MNNLAAYKTEDLRNEFISKGFSEEAVDFILLHNDNSNYEILREKMNSIEQQIIGVEKNLQKDINHLDSEMDNVEKSLQKDIDNLDNKIDNIKNELSSKIDSLEKSLNVRIDSIEKSLQKDIENNNMILLERLNALNKVLKDEIKNNNALLLEKFKAGSRVVNLVSLIGIPIVTAIILGLINRFFLNW